In Streptomyces longhuiensis, the following proteins share a genomic window:
- a CDS encoding GNAT family N-acetyltransferase produces MSVEVYRDEWGIPHLRADSVRELAHAQGRNAAADRAWQIEVERHRSQGTSAAFLGQEAAGWDRFARQARIDDTARRCYHALDEETRGWLDAYVAGVDAGLREVGGAAPEFVRAGLEPGRWQPWTPLGVWLSTHILFAGFPGKLWRDEVVRRIGPGAVGLFATDGPGTSGSNGWLVTGDRTATGGPLIAGDPHRYIEDPGVYQQIRLACPEYDVVGLAVPGVPGIGHFGHTGTVAWAITNAMADYQDLYRERLRRLPDGGVEALGPDGWRPAFRSVETFEVAGARPQEVEVVETERGTVVIGGPDEGEGIALRQPPRVREDLGFAALPALLRARTVADVDRAFDRWAEPVNVVQAADTEGGLLHRVAGAVPERDPENLLRVVPAHEPRHAWRGLRELPREPVGTVAVMANQRGLAAPLGIEFAPPHRADRIRELLDARDVWTAPGMAAVHTDTRLASARPLLDLVARLDGLGPDAGALRKRLLAWDRHMDAGSVDAAAYARVRSAVVRKLAAHPAFAPLTGMGEAYPEVFRPWLALAPRIAYALETLLTTDQFPDVDRETVVREAVEEVAGAAATGETWGDRHRLAAWRALPDGDEVSPGLPGDHDCVLSTSSVPGVTDLSARGPAARYVWDVADRANSRWVVPLGASGIPGSPHRRDQLPLWLRGGLAPVITDWNRLTKETPMRESAVYEQTVEGFGTVRVGPVDPAADLDVIHGWVREERARFWGMEGASREQVRETYEHLDSLTTHHAHLVRLDGEPVALFQTYEPEADRVSECYEVEDGDIGVHFLIAPAAGGAVRGFTGALMTVLVAYALEGHGKRRIVVEPDARNTKAVALLERAGFELGPEIVLPEIDLPEVFLPEKRARIAFLER; encoded by the coding sequence GTGAGCGTCGAGGTCTACCGGGACGAGTGGGGCATACCCCACCTCCGTGCCGACAGCGTGCGGGAGCTGGCCCACGCCCAGGGGCGCAACGCCGCCGCCGACCGGGCCTGGCAGATCGAGGTCGAGCGGCACCGCTCACAGGGCACGTCCGCCGCCTTCCTCGGCCAGGAGGCCGCCGGCTGGGACCGGTTCGCCCGGCAGGCCCGTATCGACGACACGGCCCGGCGCTGCTACCACGCGCTCGACGAGGAGACGCGCGGCTGGCTCGACGCGTACGTGGCCGGGGTCGACGCCGGACTGCGGGAAGTCGGCGGCGCCGCGCCGGAGTTCGTCCGCGCCGGCCTCGAACCGGGCCGCTGGCAGCCCTGGACGCCCCTCGGTGTCTGGCTCTCCACGCACATCCTCTTCGCCGGTTTCCCCGGCAAGCTGTGGCGCGACGAGGTCGTACGCCGCATCGGTCCCGGAGCCGTCGGCCTCTTCGCCACGGACGGCCCCGGCACCTCCGGCAGCAACGGCTGGCTCGTCACCGGCGACCGCACCGCCACCGGCGGCCCCCTGATCGCGGGCGACCCGCACCGCTACATCGAGGACCCGGGCGTCTACCAGCAGATACGGCTCGCCTGCCCGGAGTACGACGTCGTGGGCCTCGCCGTCCCCGGCGTGCCCGGCATCGGCCACTTCGGCCACACCGGCACCGTGGCCTGGGCGATCACCAACGCGATGGCGGACTACCAGGACCTGTACCGGGAGCGGCTGCGGCGGCTCCCGGACGGCGGCGTGGAGGCGCTCGGGCCCGACGGGTGGCGGCCCGCGTTCCGCAGCGTGGAGACCTTCGAGGTGGCGGGCGCGCGGCCGCAGGAGGTCGAGGTCGTCGAGACCGAGCGCGGGACGGTCGTCATCGGCGGTCCCGACGAGGGCGAGGGCATCGCGCTGCGCCAGCCGCCGCGCGTACGCGAGGACTTGGGGTTCGCCGCGCTGCCCGCCCTGCTCCGCGCGCGCACCGTCGCCGACGTGGACCGGGCCTTCGACCGCTGGGCCGAGCCCGTCAACGTCGTCCAGGCCGCCGACACCGAGGGCGGTCTCCTGCACCGGGTCGCGGGCGCCGTGCCCGAGCGCGACCCCGAGAACCTGCTGCGCGTCGTCCCCGCCCACGAGCCCCGGCACGCCTGGCGCGGCCTGCGCGAGCTGCCCCGCGAGCCGGTCGGCACCGTCGCGGTCATGGCGAACCAGCGGGGCCTGGCCGCGCCCCTCGGCATCGAGTTCGCGCCGCCGCACCGGGCGGACCGCATACGGGAGCTGCTCGACGCGCGGGACGTGTGGACGGCGCCCGGCATGGCCGCCGTCCACACCGACACCCGCCTCGCCTCCGCCCGTCCGCTGCTCGACCTCGTGGCCCGCCTCGACGGCCTCGGCCCCGATGCCGGGGCGCTGAGGAAGAGACTGCTCGCCTGGGACCGGCACATGGACGCGGGCAGCGTGGACGCCGCCGCGTACGCGCGAGTGCGGTCGGCGGTCGTACGCAAGCTGGCCGCGCACCCGGCGTTCGCGCCGCTCACGGGGATGGGGGAGGCGTACCCGGAGGTCTTCCGGCCGTGGCTGGCCCTCGCGCCGCGCATCGCGTACGCGCTGGAGACCTTGCTGACGACCGATCAATTCCCGGATGTCGACCGGGAGACGGTCGTCCGCGAGGCGGTCGAGGAAGTCGCCGGTGCCGCGGCGACCGGGGAGACCTGGGGCGACCGGCACCGGCTCGCCGCCTGGCGGGCGCTGCCCGACGGCGACGAGGTCTCTCCGGGCCTGCCCGGCGACCACGACTGCGTCCTGTCCACGTCGAGCGTCCCCGGCGTCACCGACCTCAGCGCCCGCGGCCCGGCCGCCCGCTACGTGTGGGACGTCGCCGACCGTGCGAACAGCCGGTGGGTCGTTCCGCTCGGCGCCTCCGGAATCCCCGGCTCCCCGCACCGCCGCGACCAGCTCCCCCTGTGGCTGCGGGGCGGCCTGGCCCCCGTGATCACCGACTGGAACCGCCTCACCAAGGAGACCCCGATGCGCGAGAGCGCCGTGTACGAGCAGACCGTCGAAGGGTTCGGCACCGTCCGCGTCGGCCCGGTCGACCCCGCCGCCGACCTCGACGTGATCCATGGCTGGGTGCGCGAGGAACGCGCCCGGTTCTGGGGCATGGAGGGCGCGAGCCGCGAGCAGGTGCGCGAGACGTACGAGCACCTCGACTCGCTCACCACACACCACGCCCACCTCGTCCGCCTCGACGGCGAACCCGTCGCGCTCTTCCAGACGTACGAGCCCGAGGCCGACCGGGTCAGCGAGTGCTACGAGGTCGAGGACGGCGACATCGGCGTGCACTTCCTGATCGCCCCGGCCGCCGGCGGAGCCGTCCGCGGCTTCACCGGAGCGCTCATGACCGTCCTCGTCGCGTACGCGCTCGAAGGGCACGGCAAGCGGCGGATCGTGGTCGAGCCCGACGCGCGCAACACGAAGGCGGTCGCGCTCCTGGAGCGCGCGGGCTTCGAACTCGGCCCCGAGATCGTGCTCCCGGAGATCGACCTGCCGGAGGTGTTCCTCCCGGAGAAGCGGGCCCGGATCGCGTTCCTCGAGCGCTGA
- a CDS encoding HhH-GPD-type base excision DNA repair protein, which yields MDVTLHLAQEPDADALLGRSPLAALVGMLLDQQVPMEWAFAGPHTIAQRLGADDLDAHEIASYDPEAFAELLSTKPAVHRYPGSMAKRIQQLCQYLVEHYDGDASAVWEGVKDGRELLKRLNDLPGFGTQKAQIFLALLGKQLGVRPKGWREAAGAYGEAKSFRSVADITGPDSLTKVRAHKQEMKAAAKAAKAAGK from the coding sequence ATGGACGTCACTCTTCACCTCGCCCAGGAGCCGGACGCCGACGCACTCCTCGGCCGGAGCCCGCTGGCCGCGCTCGTCGGCATGCTGCTCGACCAGCAGGTCCCCATGGAGTGGGCGTTCGCGGGCCCGCACACGATCGCCCAGCGCCTCGGCGCCGACGATCTCGACGCGCACGAGATCGCCTCGTACGACCCCGAGGCCTTCGCCGAGCTGCTGTCCACGAAGCCGGCCGTGCACCGCTACCCCGGCTCCATGGCCAAGCGGATCCAGCAGCTGTGCCAGTACCTCGTCGAGCACTACGACGGGGACGCGAGCGCCGTCTGGGAAGGCGTCAAGGACGGCAGGGAACTGCTCAAGCGCCTCAACGACCTGCCCGGGTTCGGCACGCAGAAGGCCCAGATCTTCCTGGCCCTGCTCGGCAAGCAGCTCGGGGTGCGCCCCAAGGGCTGGCGCGAGGCCGCGGGCGCGTACGGCGAGGCGAAGTCCTTCCGGTCGGTCGCGGACATCACGGGACCCGACTCGCTCACGAAGGTGCGGGCGCACAAGCAGGAGATGAAGGCGGCGGCGAAGGCGGCCAAGGCCGCAGGGAAGTAG
- a CDS encoding helicase HerA-like domain-containing protein, with product MSDSEPIPAAPANAGPSSGVDAGAGLTPGTTAPETVSTAAALPAPALEIASGYAFTGPALDLGALVWDGQCLPDAQIRIPLGMLNRHGLVAGATGTGKTKTLQLIAEQLAAQGVPVFLADIKGDVSGISAPGEPGHRVTQRSAEVGQEWRATGCPSEFYALGGIGPGIPLRATITGFGPVLLSKCLQLNQTQEQSLGLIFHYADQKGLELVDLKDLRAVVTFLTSDEGKQELKTIGGLSTTTAGVILRALTAFEQQGMGDFFGEPEFDSSELLRTAPDGRGLVSVLELPAVQDKPHLFSTFLMWLLADLFQDLPEVGDVEKPKLVFFFDEAHLLFSGASKAFLEAITQTVRLIRSKGVGVFFVTQTPKDVPSDVLAQLGNRVQHALRAFTPDDQKALKATVRTFPHSAYDLEELLTSLGTGEAVVTVLSEKGAPTPVAATRLRAPESLMGPIDAAALDRAVKESVLYPRYANAVDRESAYEKLTAQEAETRARKDAEAQAAQAAKAEKAAARGAGGRGKSKEDESVVEQVVGSGIFKSLARSVGTQLGREISRSLFGTRRR from the coding sequence ATGAGTGACAGTGAGCCGATCCCGGCTGCGCCGGCGAATGCGGGGCCTTCTTCAGGGGTAGACGCGGGCGCCGGGTTGACGCCCGGAACCACCGCTCCCGAAACCGTCTCGACCGCCGCCGCCCTTCCCGCCCCCGCCCTGGAGATCGCCTCCGGGTACGCCTTCACCGGGCCCGCGCTCGATCTCGGCGCCCTCGTGTGGGACGGGCAGTGCCTGCCGGACGCGCAGATCCGGATTCCGCTGGGGATGCTCAACCGGCACGGCCTCGTCGCGGGCGCCACCGGCACCGGCAAGACCAAGACGCTCCAGCTCATCGCCGAGCAGCTGGCCGCGCAGGGCGTCCCCGTCTTCCTCGCCGACATCAAAGGCGATGTCTCCGGCATCTCCGCCCCGGGCGAGCCGGGCCACAGGGTGACGCAGCGGTCGGCCGAGGTCGGTCAGGAGTGGCGGGCGACCGGCTGTCCGAGCGAGTTCTACGCGCTCGGTGGCATCGGCCCCGGCATCCCTCTGCGGGCCACCATCACCGGCTTCGGCCCGGTCCTGCTCTCCAAGTGCCTCCAGCTCAACCAGACGCAGGAGCAGTCGCTCGGCCTGATCTTCCACTACGCGGACCAGAAGGGCCTCGAACTCGTCGACCTCAAGGACCTGCGCGCGGTCGTCACCTTCCTCACCTCCGACGAGGGCAAGCAGGAGCTGAAGACCATCGGTGGGCTCTCCACCACGACGGCGGGGGTGATCCTGCGCGCGCTGACCGCGTTCGAGCAGCAGGGCATGGGCGACTTCTTCGGCGAGCCCGAGTTCGACAGCAGTGAGCTGCTGCGCACGGCCCCGGACGGACGCGGCCTGGTCTCCGTACTCGAACTGCCCGCCGTGCAGGACAAGCCGCACCTTTTCTCGACGTTCCTGATGTGGCTGCTCGCGGATCTCTTCCAGGACCTTCCCGAGGTCGGCGATGTGGAGAAGCCGAAGCTGGTCTTCTTCTTCGACGAGGCGCATCTGCTCTTCAGCGGCGCGTCCAAGGCGTTCCTGGAGGCGATCACGCAGACGGTGCGGCTGATCCGGTCCAAGGGCGTGGGCGTGTTCTTCGTGACGCAGACGCCGAAGGACGTGCCGTCCGACGTCCTCGCCCAGCTCGGCAACCGCGTCCAGCACGCGCTGCGCGCCTTCACACCCGACGACCAGAAGGCGCTGAAGGCGACGGTCAGAACGTTCCCCCACTCGGCTTACGACCTGGAGGAGTTGCTGACCTCGCTCGGTACGGGCGAGGCCGTGGTCACCGTGCTGAGCGAGAAGGGCGCGCCGACGCCGGTCGCCGCGACCCGGCTGCGGGCGCCCGAGTCGCTGATGGGGCCCATCGACGCGGCCGCGCTCGACCGGGCGGTGAAGGAGTCGGTCCTCTACCCGCGCTACGCGAACGCCGTCGACCGTGAGTCCGCGTACGAGAAGCTGACGGCCCAGGAGGCCGAGACGCGGGCGCGCAAGGACGCCGAGGCCCAGGCCGCTCAGGCGGCGAAGGCCGAGAAGGCGGCGGCGCGGGGGGCCGGGGGACGCGGGAAGTCCAAGGAGGACGAGTCGGTCGTGGAACAGGTGGTGGGCAGCGGGATCTTCAAGTCGCTCGCCCGGTCGGTCGGTACGCAGCTGGGGCGGGAGATCTCGCGCTCGCTCTTCGGGACGCGGCGGAGGTAG
- a CDS encoding type II toxin-antitoxin system VapB family antitoxin, whose product MIFKRIGNGRPYPDHGRESTRQWADVAPRPVRLDQLVTTKGQLDLETLLAEDSTFYGDLFAHVVKWQGDLYLEDGLHRAVRAALQQRQVLHARVLELG is encoded by the coding sequence GTGATCTTCAAGCGCATCGGAAACGGCCGGCCGTACCCCGACCACGGCCGGGAAAGCACCCGGCAGTGGGCGGACGTCGCGCCGCGCCCGGTCCGCCTCGATCAGCTCGTGACGACCAAGGGCCAGCTCGACCTCGAGACGCTCCTCGCCGAGGACTCGACGTTCTACGGCGACCTCTTCGCGCACGTCGTGAAGTGGCAGGGCGATCTCTACCTCGAGGACGGCCTGCACCGCGCCGTGCGCGCCGCGCTCCAGCAGCGCCAGGTGCTGCACGCCCGCGTCCTGGAACTGGGCTGA
- a CDS encoding LytR C-terminal domain-containing protein, producing MSMLTPPGMGGKYRITGDKYPRMRRSRGRSRIVLAVVASVVAVGLIGWGTLQLIDVFTGGGDRASAAGATGDCRTKTSASPSASPKILPKPGQVTVNVFNATPRSGLAKQTADELKKRGFTIGDVGNATKAYDKKVKGPGLLLGAKDATDAALPVLGTQLSGAELKTDTRAKPAEVDLIIGTAFKQLTTKADADKALAALAKPSPASATSKKHC from the coding sequence ATGAGCATGCTCACTCCCCCCGGCATGGGCGGCAAGTACCGCATCACGGGAGACAAATATCCGCGTATGCGCCGGAGCCGCGGGCGCAGCAGGATCGTGCTCGCCGTCGTCGCCTCCGTCGTGGCGGTCGGCCTGATCGGCTGGGGCACTCTGCAGCTGATCGACGTCTTCACCGGCGGCGGCGACAGGGCCTCGGCCGCGGGCGCCACCGGCGACTGCCGGACGAAGACCTCCGCGTCGCCCTCCGCGAGCCCGAAGATCCTGCCGAAGCCCGGCCAGGTCACGGTCAACGTCTTCAACGCCACGCCCCGCAGCGGTCTCGCCAAGCAGACGGCGGACGAACTGAAGAAACGTGGCTTCACCATCGGCGACGTGGGCAACGCGACGAAGGCCTACGACAAGAAGGTCAAGGGCCCCGGGCTGCTGCTCGGCGCCAAGGACGCCACCGACGCCGCGCTGCCGGTCCTCGGCACGCAGCTCTCCGGCGCCGAGCTGAAGACCGACACCCGGGCCAAGCCGGCCGAGGTCGACCTGATCATCGGCACCGCGTTCAAGCAGCTCACGACGAAGGCGGACGCCGACAAGGCCCTGGCCGCGCTGGCCAAGCCCTCACCGGCGTCCGCCACGTCGAAGAAGCACTGCTGA
- the upp gene encoding uracil phosphoribosyltransferase: MRIHVVDHPLVAHKLTTLRDKRTDSPTFRRLADELVTLLAYEATRDVRTEQVDIETPVSRTTGVKLSYPRPLVVPILRAGLGMLDGMVRLLPTAEVGFLGMVRDEETLQASTYATRMPDDLSGRQVYVLDPMLATGGTLVAAIQELIKRGADDVTAVVLLAAPEGVEIMERELAGTPVTVVTASVDERLNENGYIVPGLGDAGDRMYGAAE; the protein is encoded by the coding sequence ATGCGGATCCACGTCGTCGACCACCCGCTGGTGGCGCACAAACTCACCACGCTGCGCGACAAGCGCACCGACTCCCCGACCTTCCGGCGCCTCGCCGACGAGCTGGTCACCCTGCTCGCGTACGAGGCCACCAGGGACGTGCGCACCGAGCAGGTCGACATCGAGACCCCGGTCTCGCGCACGACCGGCGTGAAGCTCTCCTACCCGCGGCCCCTGGTCGTGCCGATCCTGCGGGCCGGTCTCGGCATGCTCGACGGCATGGTGCGGCTGCTGCCGACCGCCGAGGTGGGCTTCCTCGGCATGGTGCGCGACGAGGAGACGCTCCAGGCGTCCACGTACGCGACGCGCATGCCGGACGACCTGTCCGGGCGCCAGGTCTACGTCCTCGACCCGATGCTGGCCACCGGCGGCACGCTCGTCGCGGCGATCCAGGAGCTGATCAAGCGCGGCGCGGACGACGTGACGGCCGTGGTGCTGCTCGCCGCCCCCGAGGGCGTGGAGATCATGGAGCGCGAGCTCGCCGGCACGCCGGTGACGGTCGTGACGGCCTCGGTCGACGAGCGGCTCAACGAGAACGGGTACATCGTCCCGGGCCTCGGCGACGCGGGCGACCGGATGTACGGGGCGGCCGAGTAG
- the tadA gene encoding tRNA adenosine(34) deaminase TadA encodes MPVPAAVGYIPPVSTTEQAPDPVRAPWRQAMRLAVREARLAAEGGDVPVGAVVLAPDGTTVLASGHNEREATGDPTAHAEVLAIRRAAAALGEWRLTGCTLVVTLEPCTMCAGALVQSRVDRVVYGARDEKAGAAGSLWDVVRDRRLNHRPEVIGGVLADECAQELTSFFRDR; translated from the coding sequence ATGCCGGTGCCGGCCGCGGTCGGCTACATTCCGCCCGTGAGCACCACAGAGCAGGCACCGGACCCCGTACGCGCCCCCTGGCGGCAGGCCATGCGCCTCGCCGTCCGGGAGGCGCGGCTCGCCGCCGAGGGCGGTGACGTCCCCGTGGGGGCCGTCGTGCTCGCTCCGGACGGCACGACCGTGCTCGCCTCGGGACACAACGAGCGCGAGGCGACCGGGGACCCGACCGCACACGCGGAGGTGCTCGCGATCCGACGGGCGGCCGCGGCGCTCGGGGAGTGGCGGCTCACGGGGTGCACGCTCGTCGTGACCCTGGAGCCGTGCACGATGTGCGCGGGTGCCCTCGTGCAGTCCCGGGTCGACCGGGTCGTCTACGGGGCGCGCGACGAGAAGGCCGGGGCGGCCGGGTCCCTGTGGGACGTCGTCCGCGACCGGCGCCTCAACCACCGCCCCGAAGTGATCGGGGGCGTGCTCGCGGACGAGTGCGCCCAGGAGCTCACGTCCTTCTTCCGGGACCGCTGA
- a CDS encoding Dabb family protein — MIRHLVLFKLNEGVERDEPRVVEGVKAFRALGGQIPELTFWECDWNITDRPIAYDFAINSAVEDTDALKRYIEHPAHQAGVAQWREFATWVIADYEF; from the coding sequence GTGATCCGCCATCTGGTCCTCTTCAAGCTCAACGAGGGCGTCGAGCGCGACGAGCCTCGCGTCGTCGAGGGCGTCAAGGCCTTCCGCGCACTCGGCGGGCAGATCCCGGAGCTGACGTTCTGGGAGTGCGACTGGAACATCACCGACCGCCCCATCGCGTACGACTTCGCCATCAACTCGGCGGTCGAGGACACCGATGCGCTCAAGCGGTACATCGAGCACCCGGCGCACCAGGCGGGCGTCGCGCAGTGGCGCGAGTTCGCCACGTGGGTGATCGCGGACTACGAGTTCTGA